TCGCGTGCTGCAAATCAATTTGGGCAAGCGCTGCAACCTGGCCTGCACGCACTGCCACGTTGAGGCGGGACCCAATCGCACCGAGGAGCTGAGCCCCGAGGTCCGCGATCGCCTGATCGCTCTAATCGAGCGCTTCCCGCAAATCGAGACCGTCGATCTCACCGGCGGGACCCCCGAGATGAATTTGGGCTTTCGCCCGCTGGTGGAAGCGGCTCGAGCCCAAAACAAGCAGGCGATCGTTCGCTCCAACCTCTCCATCTACTTTCAGCCGGGCTTTGAAGATGTCCCCGAGTTTTGCGCGCGCCATCAAGCGCGCGTGGCAGCCTCGCTGCCCTGCTACCTCCCCAACAACGTTGACAGCCAGCGTGGCGCCGGCGTTTACGACGCCTCCATTCGCGCCCTCCAGCGGCTGAACCAACTGGGCTACGGGCACGATCCCGAGTTAGTGCTGGATTTGATCTACAACCCGCCCCTACCGCTGAGCGAGGACGGCTTCCGGCTACCGCCACCGCAGCAAGGGCTGGAGCAGGACTACAAGACGCATCTGCAATCGCAGTTCGGCATTCAGTTCAACAACCTGCTCACCCTAGCCAACTTGCCCATCGGGCGGACCAAGCAGTTCCTGCAGCGCCAGCAATTGCACGCCGCTTACCTGCGCTATCTGGAGGCCAACTTCAACCCCCAGACCGTGCCCAACGTCATGTGCCGCAACCAGCTCTCGGTGGACTACACCGGCAACGTCTTCGACTGCGATTTCAACCAGATGGAGAACCTGCCAGCGCAAACGCCCGACGGCGAGCCCGTCACTGTGGAGAAGCTGCTGGCGCTCGATAGTCTCGATGCCATCGAGCAGATCCAAACGCGGCCTTACTGCTACGGCTGCACGGCGGGCAACGGTTCCAGCTGCGGCGGCTCGCTGGTGTAGGGCGAGTGCCAGTTGCCTGCCGGCTCACCCTGACGGTGGCTGACGCTGCCACCGGCCCAAGGCTAGTCCCACCCCCAGCGCTACAATGACCAAGGCACCAGCGGCCAGGGCCGCCTCCCACGCCGAGAGCGCCACGGCTACATCGGCGGCGTAGGGCGCCAAATCGCGGGGGCCGATCTGGGTCATTTGCGGCACCTCGCCAAGACCGTAGACGCATAGCTCGCCGCCACTGAGCGAACAAAAGTTCTCGCTCGGGCAGGCGGTCAGGATCTGGGGCGATTCGCCCTCGCCGCAGGCAATGCCTTCCTGGCGCAGCAGCTTGCGCACGATTTGGGGATATTGGGTGACAACTTCTGGCATGGGAAATAGGGCTGGCTATTGCTGCTTCCGGTCTAGATTAGCGACAGCGCATCCCTTGCCGGCCCAGGAGCGGCGAATGGGGTAAAATCGCCCGTCGCAGGCCCAACAGCAACGAGCGAGGACAGCCATGGCCGCCATCCGCGAGCTGCACCAGCAGCTAGTGCGCCGGGAGCGCTCGGCGCGCGAGATTGCCGAAGAGGCGATCGCGCGCATCCGCTCCCAGGACCCGCAGTTGCAAAGCTTTTTGCACGTCACTGAGCAACAAGCGCTCGAGGCGGCGCAAGCCGCGGACGACCGGATTGCGGCTGGCGAGTCAGTTGGGCCGCTGGCCGGGATTCCCGTTGCGCTCAAAGACAACATTTGCACCCAGGGCATTCCCACCACCTGCGGCTCGCGGATTTTGGAGAACTTTGTTCCGCCCTACGACGCAACCGTGGTGCAAAAGCTCAAGCAGGCGGGGGCCGCGATTGTGGGCAAAACCAACCTGGACGAGTTTGCCATGGGCAGCTCCACCGAGAACTCGGCCTTTCAGGTTACCGGCAACCCTTGGGATCGCGCGCGGGTTCCGGGCGGTTCCTCGGGGGGCTCGGCGGCGGCGGTCGCCGCGCAAGAAAGTTGCGTGGCCCTAGGCTCGGACACTGGCGGCTCGATCCGGCAGCCGGCGTCTTTTTGCGGCATTTTGGGCCTCAAGCCTACCTACGGCTTGGTCTCGCGCTATGGGTTGGTGGCCTTTGCCTCCTCGCTCGATCAGATTGGGCCGCTGGGGCGCAGCGTCGAGGATGCGGCGCTGCTGTTGAGCGCGATCGCTGG
The window above is part of the Cyanobacteria bacterium QS_8_64_29 genome. Proteins encoded here:
- a CDS encoding DUF3641 domain-containing protein, with product MVQTPVRAGITPFRDKIGGSLSKHPIRVLQINLGKRCNLACTHCHVEAGPNRTEELSPEVRDRLIALIERFPQIETVDLTGGTPEMNLGFRPLVEAARAQNKQAIVRSNLSIYFQPGFEDVPEFCARHQARVAASLPCYLPNNVDSQRGAGVYDASIRALQRLNQLGYGHDPELVLDLIYNPPLPLSEDGFRLPPPQQGLEQDYKTHLQSQFGIQFNNLLTLANLPIGRTKQFLQRQQLHAAYLRYLEANFNPQTVPNVMCRNQLSVDYTGNVFDCDFNQMENLPAQTPDGEPVTVEKLLALDSLDAIEQIQTRPYCYGCTAGNGSSCGGSLV